The genomic DNA TGTTTTGCATCATGGTTTTTACCTACATATTGGTTTTGTATCAAATGTGATAATATTTACTAATATTGTTTAAGTGAAAtttagatgcaatattttcaaaagcCGAAACGTTTAACACATtctatttctgtttgtttttggaAATGAATTCGAATTTTCTTTGTTAACTTGTGAAATGTGTctttacaccaaatatctaaattTTCGAATTTGCATTTTTGGAATGTAGTATTTTTATTTAGGAATAGATACTATGTTTTTTTGTGATTGTTCGTCAGCAAAATAAAGATTCTCTTTCAAAAAGGTATGATACAAAAACAAAAGTAAGTGATAAATGAACTTAAAACGTTGTTTCTACTTTCGACATGAGAGCAACAACGAAACACGCCTTTGAAACGGCACCTTTCTTGCACATGTTCGTCTTTAAACATGCCATTAAAATGAAGAAGTTTTGATTCTGGGGTTTTATCTTTCTCATATTTATTTACGTTTCTTTTAAAGACGTGTCCAGAGTCATAGCAACGTTAAAAGTAACAAATGGTGGCCGATGGGGAGACTGGGGCTCTGTACAGCTATGCCCAGAGGGTTCTTATGCTGTTGGTTACGACATGAAAGTAAGTACACTTCAGATAAATAAGtggaaataaaataatataactataGCATGACGTTAGCTGATGTCTTAtttcatatttgagccgcgccatgagaaaaccaacatagtgcatttgcaaccagcatggatccagaccagcctgcgcattagcgcagtctggtcaggatccatgctgttcgctttcaaagcctattgcaattagagaaaccatcagcgaacagcatggatcttgaccagactgcgcggatgcgcatgctggtctggatccatgctggtctcaaacgcactatgttggttttctcgtggcgcggctcatttactgTTTCAAAGATATAATATGTTCTTAATAATATGTCGTACGCTGTTATTTCTAGGGGCATTTGAGATTTTGTAAAATTAACTTTTATAATGATTAACAGAATTGAAAGTAATTTATTTGCTATATAAGTGGCCTGTACAATTAACTAAATACTCAGATAGTTTTATTTGCACAAAAACAACATATTCAGGagtaataaataagtaaatgGTTTAGATATTTGATGGACCATAATTCGGCAGATTTACATTTTCGCAAATATTTAGAATGGTGTTAGAATTTAAATACACTCTTGTAACAGAGCCCGAGCAATGTTGTTACAGAATACAATAAACAGACAATAATTCCTTATTTCTATTTTGAAGATCGAACCAAAATGCGACAGCGACTGCACAGCGCTGAATGCAGTCAAACTCGTCTGTGAATTTCCAGACGGAAAAGACAGTGGTGAAGTCACATCGGCTCAAGGACCCTGGGGGGCCTGGGTTGGAAGAGTTCAATGCCCTTCCCGTGTGCGCGAACGTCAATACCTAACCTCCTTTGATCTTCAAGTAGAGAAATACCAGGTAAGTATCTGTATATTAACAGTTCACACGCTGTCATTtgtcaatatttatataaaatcaaaatattgcatTGACGCTATACTATTCTTAGACTAATAGTAACCAAGACTAGCTTTACAGTTTGTTTATAGTGTAATGTAAATAGCTGCTGCAACCAGTCGCAATGATAGCATAAATAACAGCAAATTCGGTGTCATGATTCAGAAAATTATTTGTAAAGTTTAGCAAAATATTACCAGAAATAAAGATATTAGAGCACTTTCCCGGGTATTTTGAACATCCTCGTACTAATCTCACAATATC from Mercenaria mercenaria strain notata chromosome 11, MADL_Memer_1, whole genome shotgun sequence includes the following:
- the LOC123531192 gene encoding uncharacterized protein LOC123531192; translation: MKMDVFIKSICLFTFTVIVGQAFCGVDRESIRPRGEDIEEFWISENPVGADVTEDLYAGNNEGVEGHAETGNVSRVIATLKVTNGGRWGDWGSVQLCPEGSYAVGYDMKIEPKCDSDCTALNAVKLVCEFPDGKDSGEVTSAQGPWGAWVGRVQCPSRVRERQYLTSFDLQVEKYQVSICILTVHTLSFVNIYIKSKYCIDAILFLD